The following are from one region of the Magallana gigas chromosome 4, xbMagGiga1.1, whole genome shotgun sequence genome:
- the LOC105338109 gene encoding uncharacterized protein isoform X2 has protein sequence MKIIVVLVLLHGYLCLEDSSTSQPHLQEEVCSILHKEMGSSSSTREFTGLLAISVKFMEMDLSNLPPHYLGGYFRNLVLPQPPHTRRRKRSYILPPTHNMHSTQNTDCVKKYRVDVSQIFQKYPSWSTLLNQGDTISVFGSDLLQINENFLVTVQYVRGGQCAGEWKILSARKWDNLSSYQRDLLNDGTYLQNCGSNTEVLQECFKPPANRKSSLDRYASCSDKFSYCALAGKTPARLEKKNREFNSCVNEVKVTTPKPLVQPVA, from the exons TTCCCAACCACATCTTCAGGAGGAAGTATGTTCAATACTGCACAAGGAAATGGGTTCATCTTCATCTACACGTGAAT TCACAGGTCTTTTGGCGATATCAGTCAAATTTATGGAAATGGATTTGTCTAATCTACCTCCTCATTACCTTGGTGGATACTTCAGAAACCTAGTCCTACCACAGCCACCCCACACCAGGCGAAGGAAGAGGAGTTACATACTTCCGCCTACCCACAACATGCACAGCACTCAGAACACGGATTGTGTTAAGAAATACAGGGTTGATGTCAGTCAAATCTTTCAA AAATATCCTTCTTGGTCGACATTGCTAAATCAAGGAGATACAATCAGCGTATTTGGTTCAGACCTGCTTCAAATAAACGAGAACTTTCTCGTCAcag TTCAATATGTAAGAGGAGGACAGTGTGCGGGTGAATGGAAAATTCTAAGTGCTCGGAAATGGGATAATCTCAGCTCCTATCAAAGAGATCTACTAAACGATGGAACGTATTTACAGAACTGTGGTAGTAATACGGAGGTCCTTCAAGAG TGCTTTAAGCCACCTGCAAACCGTAAATCCTCACTCGACAGGTATGCTAGCTGCTCTGACAAATTCTCATACTGTGCACTCGCTGGTAAAACACCCGCGAggcttgagaaaaaaaatcgggagTTCAATTCTTGTGTCAACGAAGTCAAAGTTACAACACCGAAGCCTCTGGTCCAACCTGTGGCATAA